From bacterium:
ATGCACTTACTTACGGAGCTCCGCCTCACGGAGGAATAGCATTCGGATTCGACAGATTGGTTGCAATGCTTGCAGGAGAAGGATCAATACGAAATGTAATTCCTTTTCCAAAGACTACCAGCGCTTTTTCATTAATGGACGGTGCTCCTTCAGCAGTTGATGATAAACAATTGAAGGAGCTTGGTATTTCTATCGTCAAAAATGAGTAAATAGATATAAATTAAGCAGATAATGGCAGTTAATTTTCCCTTGACAATAAACGAAATATTTGTTATAATTAATTTGATTCGATTTAAGCTACCAAAATGGTAAAAGTAAAAAGGAGGTGTAGGGAATGTTAAGAGGCGTTAGGAAAGTTTTCGTTGCGTTCTTTTCCGTTGTTGTGCTTGCTTCTTTCGTTCTTGTTGGATGTACTCGGTATGCCAACGACGAACAGCTTAAGACGCTAGACGAGACAAAAGCTGCTGCTTTGTCAGCAGAGAAAACTGCTCAAGATACAGATCAGAAAAAAGCATCACTTGAGAAAAAATTGTCAGAGAAGCAGATGGAACTGCAGAAAGTAAAAGAAGAGAAGGGTAAAGTACAGTCTAAACTCTAAAACGGAGTTAGACGGCTTTTATTGAGTAAGGAGGATTGGAGAATGAAAGTAAATGGTAATGTTATTACTGTTCTCGCGTTGATTTTTGTTCTGCTTCTCGCACTCAGCTCACCTGTTTTCAGTCAGGATGCAAGAAAAATCAAGACCGGTGAGTACAAAGTTCAATTAGCTGAGTGGCAGAAGAGAGAAGCAGTGGCAACCGCGAAAATTGATTCCCTCAACAAAGTAATTGAAGACTTGAACAATCAGATTGCAGGCGTTGAGACCGAGATTGACAATGAATGGAATTCTGTTTATACTTTGGTCGGCACGGATAAGGCTGGTTACGAAGCATACAAAACAGATCTGGAAAGTATAGACAGTGAAATTGACGGTCTTGCTTCCCTTTCACCTGAAGAGTTATTCAGAAGCAGAGACAAGGTTGATGCCATTGAAGCAAAGATTGCAGAAGCAAAGGGCAGCAAAATTGGGCTCTTAACAGAGATGGAAACAAAACTTGCTGATCTTGACGGCAAACTCGCAGCTTTAAAGGCAAAGATTCCCGAAAACATTTATGATAAATACACTGTTGTAAATGGCGACTATCTCTGGAAGATTGCCAAAAAAGATGATATCTACGGCAATGCTTACCAGTGGATAAGAATTTACACGGTTAACAAAGATCAGATTAAAAATCCCGATCTTATTTACCCGGAGCAGATTTTTAATATTGCCCGCGGTGTCGGAAGAGATGAACACCTTGTTGTAAAGGGTGAGTATTTGTCAAAGATTGCCGGATGTGCTAAAGTATTTAATGATCCGACAAAATGGACAAAGATCTATGAGGCCAATAAAGACATCATTGGTGATGCCAATCTGATTTATCCTTATCAGGTATTGACAATTCCAAAGGGTGAATAACTTTTTGGTCAACTGCCCCTTATAAGGGAACTGGTTGTGACCTCATGATGATTTAATATTATTAATACATAAAAGCTCTCGGCTCCTTCAGCTATAAGAAGGTGACGGGAGCTTTTTTTCTTTTATCTTATTAAAAACATCTTGATTGTATTTCAGGATTAATAAGGCTTAAGATGAAAAAGGAAATAGTTCCTCTTCAGAATGTAGAACTTGTAAAACTGTTTGGTGCACATGATGAATTCCTTCTTATTATTGAAGAGGCATTCCCTGATGCCCGGATTGTTGCAAGAGGGGATAAAGTCTCAATACAGGCCGGCCCAGAAGATATAGCTGCTCTTAAAAGAGTCTTTAAGGAGATGATTTATCTTGCGAGCAGAAACCAGGCGATTGACAGAAATGATGTATTGACTGTCCTGAATATTGCCGGACAGGAAGGCGTGGATGCGCCTGAAGAATCCGGCATGGAAAATATTCCGGTTATTTTTTACGGGAAAAAAGGAGTGATACGTCCGAAAACTTCAGGGCAGCGAATATACTTTTCAGCGATGCTGAATAATGATATTGTTTTTGCAGAGGGACCTGCAGGAACAGGCAAGACCTATCTTGCAGTTGCAACTGCGCTTCAAAAGCTTAAAAATCAGGAGATTGCACGTATAATATTGTGCAGGCCTGCCATTGAAGCTGGAGAAAGCCTGGGGTATCTGCCCGGTGATTTAATGGATAAAGTTGATCCGTATCTCAGGCCGCTTACAGATGCTCTTTTTGATATGCTTTCTTCGGAAAAAATAAACAAATATCTTGATCAGAAAATAATTGAGATAATCCCTCTCGCGTACATGAGGGGCAGGACACTTAATAACGCTTTTGTTATTCTTGATGAGGCGCAGAATACATCACCTATGCAGATGAAGATGTTTTTAACCCGGCTTGCTGCAAATTCCCAGGCTGTTGTTACCGGCGATACAACGCAGATTGACCTGCCTGTAAAAACCGTATCAGGGCTTGTACAGATTCAGGAAATTCTGCAGGGAATTGAAGGCATAAAATTTGTATCTTTGAAAAAAGAGGATGTTGTCCGTCATCGTCTTGTTAAAGAGATTATTAAAGCATACGAGGATTATAACGGGCAGAACAAAGGGGAGGAGCCTTCTTCATGATAAATCTGAAAACTGTAAAAAGATTTATGAAAGTTTTAAAAAAGTTCAAAAAAGAAAAAAGAGAAGCTGCTACCCGCCATTACAATAAAAGCATAAGATATATTATTTTTATTATACTTGTTGTGCTTATCACCCTTATGTTCCCCAAGGGACAGACACCTCAGTTTGCTGATATGGTTGAGGGCAGCATATCAGCGAGAAGAATTGTTGCTCCGTTCAGCTTCGAGATTTTAAAAACAGAAGATGAGTATAATCATGATATTAAAAAAGCAGTAGAAAAGGTTTACCCCGTTTTTTTAAAGAAAAACAATTTTGGAGAGATTAAAAACAGAATCAACGATTTTTTTTCTGAAATCTATTCTGCGAGATTTAAATATCAGCGAAGCCGTATGGATGTGTCTGTTTTAATTGATTCTATTTCAGAAAAGTATCCTGTAAGTGCCAAAAGCGACAAGCTGTGGTCAATGTTTATTAAGGTTGACAGGGGATTCAAAAAACGCGACATACAAAAACTTCAGAAAATGGTGATCAATATTGTCAGAGACGTTCTTGCTGTGGGAGTGCTTAGTGTTGATAAAAATAGCATTGATAATAATGATCATAATATCATGATAGCTTCCGGAGGCAGGGAAAAAGTTTTTCCTTTGCAGGATTATTATGATATATCTGAAGCGCTTCCCAAGGCTGCTGAAAGATTTACTACAATATATGCAAATGATATTGAAATGGCGCGGGCCGGATACAAGCTGGCAAGTTATTTTATCAGGCCTGACCTTATTTATCTTAAAAAGCTCCATGAAGAAAGAATGCAGGAAGCACGGGCAACTGTGCCGAGAAGCAGCGGATTTGTATATCAGAATGAGAAAATTGTTGACAGAAACGAACGTATAACAGTGGATATACGAAAAAAACTTGTATCTCTTGCAACTGTAACAGCAGAAAAGAGAAAACAGGAAGGCGGTTTAAAAAGTGTAACGCCCTTTATCGGAAGAATGTTTTTTGTTTTTTCTATTATTATGATTTTCGGGCTGTTTCTTAAATCTGACAAACCTGAGATTTTTAAAAACACGAAATTGATGGTTCTTGTTGCTTTGATTATCCTTCTTGTGGCGACTATGACTTTTGTTATTCACAGCCTTAATGCGTCTGAATATCTTGTGCCGACTGCACTTGGCCCAATGCTTCTTACAACTCTATTCGGCCTGAATGTGGGATTTATTAGCTCTGCTGTGTTGAGCCTTTTAGTGGGAGGTTTGTGGGGTAATGAATTTAATTTTACCGTAATCTCCTTTATTGTTGGAATTGTAGGTGTTATCACAATAAAACGTGTAAGGGACAGAAGGCAGCTTGTTCTTGTAATAGTTTATCTTATTGCAGCGTACGGTTTTTCAATAATAT
This genomic window contains:
- a CDS encoding PhoH family protein; its protein translation is MKKEIVPLQNVELVKLFGAHDEFLLIIEEAFPDARIVARGDKVSIQAGPEDIAALKRVFKEMIYLASRNQAIDRNDVLTVLNIAGQEGVDAPEESGMENIPVIFYGKKGVIRPKTSGQRIYFSAMLNNDIVFAEGPAGTGKTYLAVATALQKLKNQEIARIILCRPAIEAGESLGYLPGDLMDKVDPYLRPLTDALFDMLSSEKINKYLDQKIIEIIPLAYMRGRTLNNAFVILDEAQNTSPMQMKMFLTRLAANSQAVVTGDTTQIDLPVKTVSGLVQIQEILQGIEGIKFVSLKKEDVVRHRLVKEIIKAYEDYNGQNKGEEPSS
- a CDS encoding LysM peptidoglycan-binding domain-containing protein, producing MKVNGNVITVLALIFVLLLALSSPVFSQDARKIKTGEYKVQLAEWQKREAVATAKIDSLNKVIEDLNNQIAGVETEIDNEWNSVYTLVGTDKAGYEAYKTDLESIDSEIDGLASLSPEELFRSRDKVDAIEAKIAEAKGSKIGLLTEMETKLADLDGKLAALKAKIPENIYDKYTVVNGDYLWKIAKKDDIYGNAYQWIRIYTVNKDQIKNPDLIYPEQIFNIARGVGRDEHLVVKGEYLSKIAGCAKVFNDPTKWTKIYEANKDIIGDANLIYPYQVLTIPKGE
- a CDS encoding HDIG domain-containing protein, translated to MINLKTVKRFMKVLKKFKKEKREAATRHYNKSIRYIIFIILVVLITLMFPKGQTPQFADMVEGSISARRIVAPFSFEILKTEDEYNHDIKKAVEKVYPVFLKKNNFGEIKNRINDFFSEIYSARFKYQRSRMDVSVLIDSISEKYPVSAKSDKLWSMFIKVDRGFKKRDIQKLQKMVINIVRDVLAVGVLSVDKNSIDNNDHNIMIASGGREKVFPLQDYYDISEALPKAAERFTTIYANDIEMARAGYKLASYFIRPDLIYLKKLHEERMQEARATVPRSSGFVYQNEKIVDRNERITVDIRKKLVSLATVTAEKRKQEGGLKSVTPFIGRMFFVFSIIMIFGLFLKSDKPEIFKNTKLMVLVALIILLVATMTFVIHSLNASEYLVPTALGPMLLTTLFGLNVGFISSAVLSLLVGGLWGNEFNFTVISFIVGIVGVITIKRVRDRRQLVLVIVYLIAAYGFSIISMSFLRAIHYKIIFHQLPFSAFTGLITPVVAYGLLPLIELVFGVTTDFSILELSDLNHPLLKRLSLAAPGTYYHSINVGNLAEAAAQAIKANSLLARVGSYYHDVGKIEKSEYFIENQKGVKNPHEKLATRMSALILANHVKRGLELAEEYKLPQRIKDIIAQHQGTSLMTYFYNKAKEENQAGLSEEDYRYSGPRPQTKEAAIVMLADSVEAASRSLKDPSHSRLKGLVGKIVDQKFSDGELNESPLTLRDLERIKEGFLKILAGIYHTRLEYPSAPDLSKGKAKDLSISEN